ATGATCTTATTCACTATAGTTTTCAAGAAATCATTGAAATCCTCAAATGTGAGAGCTTCCACAGTTTACAACAATGGGGAGTGGGACAGGCGAGGAAAGTCAGATATGAGGTCTCACTGTGTGGCAATGATTGAGCTTATTAGCATGGAAGTACACAAGTGATTCACCTTTTACAAATCTTAAAGATATACTATAAAAATGTAATCTGTCTAACATATTTTAGGTAAAAGTACATGGGACAATTGCTTATGTCTCTCAATCAGCTTGGATTCAATCAGGAAGCATTCGAGAAAACATTCTCTTCAGGTATAACTTCGATAACAACGAATATCAAGATACAATATATTGGTGTTCACTACTTAAGTATCTCGAGCTGCTACCTTATGGTGAACTCACTGAGATAGGAGAAAGAGGAATAAACCTTAGTGGTGGCCAAAAACAACGGATTCAGTTTGCTCGTGCTCTTTATAAGGGTGCTGATATATATCTCTTGGATGATCCATTTAGTGCTGTTGATGCACACACTGCCCTGGGTTTGTTTAACGTTAGTATGTTCCCGTTGCAAGTAGAATTTAGTTTTACGCGTTGTATGATAAAAACTCTGTTGAATCTTGGGAGGAATATGTAATTGAAGCCCTCTCAACAAAGACAAATTTGCTCGTGACTCATCAAATTGATTTTCTTCCTGCATTTGATTCTATCTTGGTGAGTTTTTCTTTAGGGAATTTTATTTGTCTGAAACTTCTTATCCACTCCTACTTCAGACCACAAATTTGTGTGTGTCTTCACAGTTCACAAAATCGGAGTACTCTCGGGAAGAAATCGATGAGCCCTGATTTATGTCCAATTCATTAATTCTCATGTACTTGCCTTTTCTTCCCCTTTGTGATGATAATCTTTCTACTGGGGTGCTTGCAGAAAGCAGCTGCAATGCTATGTCCTTTGGCTAGAGGACGATTTTCCGTTCAGACAATTGTCAAGTGGGAAGAAGTTGGAGGGCTTCTATCGCTCAAAAAAGACCTCGAAAAATACATAGTTTATCCAATAAAGGCCCTCAAAGATAATCAGGTGATGAATTTCATTTCAAGAAGTAAACTTTGCAATCGAAGTTCAGTAGGCCTAAAATCTTCAAACTTGTCATATGAGTTtgagtagtttgatttttaagaTAGATATGTTATTTGCAGGACTTCTGTATTGATCAATGGACTGGAATTTTGCTGTATGGCCCTCCAGGCTGTGGCAAGACGCTGATTGCAAAGGCTGTTGCAAACAAAGCCGGAGCAAATTTCATTCCTTTTCAGGTAATCTTCTCCCGTAGCAAATTATGAACCTAGCACATAATTTGTTGGTTGTTGGAGTGATCTTTTTCTTTCATTCTGTATATGTTAGGGCCTTGGAATGCTATATGAAGTTGACAAGGATCTCAAATCAGCGTTGAGGAAAATGTTCGACGAGTCAAGAGCAAATACTCCATGCATACTCTTCTTTGATCACGTACGTTTTTCCCCTCGTTTTCTTCTTAACGATGTTTCAAGTGTAGATTTTCTGTATCTTGTGCATTTTCTTTGTGTGTTCCACATTAGTCGTGCCCAAATTTTGGGAAAATCTATGCATTGGTTAAATAGTTGGTTTGATGTTACTAGGTGGATGTATTCTGCATAAAGTCTGGTGAAAAAGGTGGATATGTCATGGAGCAACTTTTCAGTCAGGTTAGTGAACGCTGCTTTTGCAAACTGGTCTTTTTCCAATGGGTGTAATCTCTATCTGTATGTCTAAGGTTTGTTATGTGCTTAAAATAAAGTCTTTCTCTTATTTCAGCTACTATTGGAGCTTGAAAAGATAGAAGCAGCACGGGGTGTTTATGTCATCGGTGCCACAAATAGGTAGATATTATTGCTTCAACAAGCCTTGGGGCATTTTTTGTAAACGAGTagctaaaatatatttttgtgttAGGTCCATTGGATAACTTTATTTTTCTTTCGATATGTTGCAGACCTGATCTTTTGGATCCAGCTCTTCTTACACAAAGGATTTCATAAAATGTTGCACGTTCCTCTCCCTTCTCCAGAGGAACGAGGATTGATCCTCAAAGCTATTGGTCCTAGGAAAAAGATAGATGCCGGGGTCGATCTTATGGCTCTTGGACAAAGATGTGAAGGTTTTAGTGGAGCGGATTTGGTTGGTCTGGTATGCACCTAACTATTTTTTTCCTTCGTATGTAGCCCATAATTATTATGttttttattgaaattaatAAGCGCTTCTAGCAATAACAGATGGATACAGCTGCTATTTTTGCCATGGAAGAGGTGTTTTGTTTGGACAAGACCATAAAAGAGGAGCATTTCAAGAAAGCCTTAGAGAAGATCACGCCATCTGTATAAATGAATTAGGATGATCATTGGATTTAAGTAACACTCTCGTTGAACTAAACCATGAAAAAATAGTGTACAATTCTAAAAGCTCACCTTTTTTTAGCTCTTTCGACAAGAGTGAAGGATttgaatacttttattttttggaTTTTGCTCCCGTTTAAAAACTGATTTAGATAACAAGAGTGAAGGATTTgaacacttttattttttggttAAAGCCATATGTCTTATGACTATAatgattttatattttcttttatattttagtTATACGATTATTATTTCAAGTTGGAATTGTGCTTAAAAAAGTACAGAACTCAACAAAAAATGAAGGAACCTGTAGAAGTTTAAATAGTTAGGAACAAAGATAAGAGTAGAGGATAAAGTGGAAGAAGTTTAACAGCCTGTTTTAAATTGAACATAAAATATATGTTCATCTTAAAATCTAATCAGATATCTAATCTATAATTCTGGTATTATAGATTTGAAAATAGAGTATTCGTATGTAATTCATGGTAGCACCTATAAGGTTTTCACACTCAATATTATTGATGTTGGTGGATATGAATTTGGTAACTTTTACTTAAATATAAACCGCAATATGATTCCTTAAATAATCTGTAAGAGCACTTAAAATCTTAGTTTAATAAAAGACATTTGAAAACCTGTTAATATAGAAACGATCTCAATAGATATAagttgtttttttatttaagaatTTAATCGACATATTTATGAATTtggaaatatcaattttttaagatatttatacatGAGAGTTAATTTAATTCGTAAGACAACCGAATATATTAGTAGAATGAGGGATTAGTAAAAGAAATTAAAGTATATGAATAAAAGTTGTTTGGAAGTCGTAGTAAGCAGAAAGCAAAGTTCAGTAGCATGTAAGCAAAAGAAATTCATAGCGAGGCAGATGATGTGTTGTAAggaaaataaaaagtaaatataTAGGATTAATAAGTGGAAAGCAGTTTTCATATACGTAGatctaataaaatataatctaAAACTTTTCATAAGTTTACACATATGTTTTATAACTAAGTGTTTTCGATATTATAAGATAACAGTTGTATTATTCATTTAATATTCATGTTGGtttttgtcacgccccgagaccggggtaaGTCGACACCGATGTtgctcaacaatcacataatcgtcAAACAACAAGCCTTACAGTACAGTTTATACCAAAATCAGTTTATTTCTCATAATCAACAAAAGAATCGTCTTTACAACTTAAATACCAAAATAAACAGATAAAAAAAGTTTTAATAGTGCGGAAGCAATAAACATAAACTAAGCTTTAAAACTTCTGGAATAACTCGAGATCTTCTACCATCCCCAAAATTTCTCTCGCTCCTCTTCTACCATTTGCTCTTTGCTCTTATCTGGGTGGGGgatagagtaaggggtgagtattttggaaaatactcagcaagtggggggcCATTCGAGACATGACAATTAAATCATTGctcttaaatcccaaaaatatcCTTTATTAATTTCGAATTTTGTGGTAAATTAtcccaaaaataatacttttgattTTCCCTAAAATTCTGGTATgcaaacttttaaattttcccaTGCCTGCATTTTTTTATCGTGCAGAATTTTTCCTATctccataatttcgaaaatcctaattaaatactCCAAGATTTCAAAATTTAGGGATCATTATCCTCTTTCTTGATCTTTATCCAGGtatcaatatcatatcaaatcttatatctttatttggtatcaatatcatatcaaatcttagatcttgATTTATTTATCCCAAAATTAGACTTATCATCAAAATTCATATCTCCGAAAAAATCGGGGTTTCACACCCCTCCCACCTTATTGGAGGTtccgtcctcgaaacttgggttggctTGGTCTAGAAAGAGTACAGGTATTGCTCAcgcattttttattttagttcTCAAGTGACTTATCTTTCAGTACGCTTACAAAATCatctaaaattcctaaatcataTCCCAGTGATTCTTGTCAGACATCTTAATAACTAAAGTGTTGACTTACTCATACTTTGAATTATATTTATACCaccatattttcttattattacttCTATTACCGCATCTAATTATAACACTCCCATTGAACCAAAATTATTAGAATCGTTGAATCTACAACAACTTATTGTAACCCAATATTTACATATCTCGTAATCATAATTTGATGAACTAATTTCTTATGAGAGATGGAAACCCTAATAAAAACCTTTTAAATCCAAATATAGCCCAATAATATCACTCTAACTGAAATTCGAAATCAATATCAACTTTTTCATGGAACATTTAAGATCAAGATTAGTCTCTTATTCAATCCAATATAAATCCCAAAAATCATGTCTTAAATTTAATGTCGACTAGTGATGCAGACACTGATTCCCAATTATTATTGTTTCCTATCCAAATACTTGtagtaatataaaattcccaaaattCAAACTTATTACGCTATATTTTCTTCAATATCCAGCAATATATAATAACTTATTTTATTCACATAAGGTCGTAATCTACTAGTTataccaaaataatataaatttctaaACCTAAAGATATTGTTTTCCACACTCATTTAAACAAGAAAACCAAAAtcatacatatttaaagttaacgcttagcatttttaaaaactcaaattaatATTCACACATTTAGCTATTGCTCAAAATCAACTTCTATATTGGAAtattcaaaacttattataactCTTATCTTAGATTTGCACATGCATACTAGTTTTTTTAcacaaataatttattgtccccaaatcaaatatttcatcttAAGTCAGAAACTTAAGTCAACTGATCTCATATAGGTACAATCCCAACAATATAGGTCAATAATTGTTTCCttaataaaattccataaaaatctgATAAGCACTATAAGAAACGTGTTGACCGAGATTTTTCGAGAAATTTTCCGAAAATGGAAGGTTTGGAGAAAAACATATGGATTGAAAGAATACGTTGAGAGGATTCCAGAACAGTTGACATAATCGATTTTGGAATTTCCTACGATAGGTTATGAGTTCTACAAAACTTTCCTTAAACGGAAATACGCGATTCGGAGGCCTAAACGAAGGAATTTTGCGTTTCGGACCATACCTCTTAACTTAGTTAATATATTACTCGTTGGGTCGTTCTGGAGGGGACTGCATCGGCTCTTTGCATAATCTTGCCGAtttttttttgggtaaaattttccccaactggattatgaacctggcggctctgataccacttaaatgtcacgtccCGAGACCGGGGTTGGTCGACACCGATGTTGCTTAACAATCACATAATCATCAAACAACAAGCCTTGCAGTACAGTATataccaaaaccagtttatttctcataatcaacaaaagaatcgtctttacaacttaaataccaaaataaactaataaaaaaatattttaataatgcGGAAACGATAAACATAAACTAAGCCTTAAGACTTCTAGAATAACTCGAGATCTTCTACCATCCCCAAAATTTCTCTTGCTCATCTTCTACCATTTGCTCTTCGCTCCTATCTGGGTGGGTGAggaagtaaggggtgagtattttgggaaatactcagcaagtgggggggCCGTTCGAGACATGAagcaaaatatacatatacttgAATTCAAATTTTACATAGCATATCGTAACTTGAATAATAACGAATATTCATACttcaaaatcataacatgtcATCACATATCATACTCGTATAGCATACTTGTTTAGCACCGAAAGttatctcatttccatggtttcTTGATATCAGTCTCCTATATGTTAATCCTCTAAGGAGTGAGGTCATGTCCAATATGTTAATCCACTATGGAATGAGGCCGTACAACGGTTATCATCCCACCGTATAGGGGTCATAGTTCGGAAATTCTTTCCCATATCCAATCGAATCCTAACAATGCTTTGAACATATAATTTGACAAATcttgaagaaaatatatcatgaacAAAGAATTATGCTCGAACGAACTTTCAAAAACTAAAGGAAGATTCGTACACAAATTATAATTTCTTTTAACGCAAGCACACTTCAAAGAACAAGTGTGGCAAACCAAAAACTCACTTacgaaaaaatatatacataacaaaagCTCACTTACGAAGGACACGTGTAcaaattataatatagtaaaaaccCACTTACCTTGAATAATTCGAAAAAAATGAGAACTGGTGATGATAGGATTTCGAAACTGAACCTGGATCTGGACTGCTGCAGAGCTTCGATACTCGGCACACTAAGAGAGCAAAGTCTCTAAAATTCGTAGGGAGAATTAGAGAGGAAATTTCAAAAATGCGGAGGTGTGAATTTCTAATGGCATGGCTCTCTTATTTATAGTGTTTGGCTGCTATCCTGATCGTGTATTATTCTCGCGTTTGAACTTcaaatcaaactttaaatctaaGATAATTATCATATCTTATCCATGATACTGGATAATTTCGAAATCTATATATCAATTCCTTGgatatattttcgaaatattctcCTATCCAAGCCtgcaaaattttgaattttgtgtctaattcccaatattcgatagatattttattttacagTACAATTAAATCATTGctcttaaatcccaaaaatatcCTTTAGTAATTTCGAATTTTGTGGTAaattatctcaaaaataatactctttATTTTCTCTAAAATTCTGGTAGgcaaacttttaaattttcccaTGCCTGCATTTTTTTATCGTGCAGAATTTTTCCTATctccataatttcgaaaatcctaattaaatactCCAAGATTTCAAAATTTAGGGATCATATTATCCTCTTTCTTGATCTTTATCCAGGtatcaatatcatatcaaatcttagctggtatcaatatcatatcaaatcttagatcttggtttatttatcccaaaattaggcttatcatcaaaattcttatctCCTAAAAATCGGGGTTTCACAGTTTTGGTGGAGTTCATTGATATTTAGGTCTGTTTAAATGGTAGTTGCATAGTCCAGCAGGAGCGAAAGCATTGATTCCATCTTAAGTACTCTTCGTAAGATGACGGCCTATATTAGGTTGCAATAAAATCTTATTATTAGTTCTTCAACTTCTTTCTGAAATAGATAGTTGTAGTAACATTGTTTGCAGTCGATACATGTACAGTAAGGATTGTTTTTCATTGGATTTTGTTTATATACTGAATTTACAGTTAGTAAAATATAAGTATTGAGAAATTATAACACATTAAGTATGTTAAACTGCAAATAATTAAGAACATCGGTATATATAAGTAAGATAGAGGAAGCTAAGTGAATTCGCATATATTATATGAAATAGGTTGAGTCATAGATAATTTATAACAAATGTGGTGACTGTTTTTTCAACTTCAGTAAAAGTAGTTTGGTCACATGTAACTATTGACAtgtgttaagttacaatttattattttgaattagaAACATTACGCATCACATCATTTGGTTTATTTCTGTCATATGTGATATCCTAAAAAAGCTAGTCATCATTTGTTCATGATACATGTCAGTGAAATGAACATtgtcataaataaataaaaaaaaaacaattttaaagatgtatgtatattttcataatgaaAAGATTTCATGTTCCTagtcaattttaaaaaaataagaaaaagattGATAAAAACCTACGAACTTTAGAAGAATGTGTTGAAAATTTTCTAATATAGAAATCTATAATAGCATGGTTTACAAACAACATGGGTATATCCTAAATTATGTTCAGTGGAAAAATATAAaaagtatttaattaaattaggtGTAATACctttaacattttcaaaataaattttatttaacacAGTGATGCTGATGACAACGAATACAATGCGAACAAATGTAACAGTAATGCTAGTGTTATATTAATAGGTATAAAAATAAGTTTACtttcaaaatataaatgaaAGTAAAATAGCTCGAATATGTGATCTTATTGTCTGCTCATACGTATTCATCACTTTTTTATTAAaaagatgataaaaaaaatagcgAGTAATTTGGAAATTAAGATAATTATTGCACTCAATTGGAAATCATATAACGTAGAGGGTAATTGTTTAATGACAGAAGCAGAAGAATACAACAAAGTTGtatatttactttaattttcTGCATATGGATGTATATAATAAGAATTtacatttaataaaatagacgTTTATCTTTTTTATGAAATTGATGTAAATTACAAACTTTAAAAACACGTGACATGATATataaaagattcaaatatatcataGAAAAAACTTGTGTATATTTCCTAGGAATGTATATAAAATTGGAAGTGGGTCGTAAGGTTAACGGTAGGTCGTGAGATGGAAACGTTGAGCAAAAAACTATAGccttgaataaattttttatataacaaTGTAGAAGtaattaattatgaaaaaagagaaaaatatattaacGCAATATAATTGCGTAAAACGAAGTTTTTAAAAAAGAGAGGGAAAAACTATGATAAAATGAAATCATTTTACGTAGCTAAGCATTTTAATGTTCACGTACGTATAAAGATAAATATGCTAGAAAATTTCAGGTATATttattgagaattttatatataaCAAAAATTATTGAGAGTTTTTGAAACGTTGGTATTTTTTGAATATGATACATAAAAATATGGGataataaaatgtaaatttGTGAGGTGATAATTCAGCTACTATAATGTATTTGTTTTTTTGAGTTTAAGATATTTACATGCATAGTTAAATAAAACATCAACAAACTGTAGGTAGCACACCATATTTTGCAAATTAACATAACCACATCGTAATTCACATAAAATTTACATTGTGGTTTCCAAAAGTTAATACCTAGAAAGGACAAAGCGCAATGTCCTGCACCCATTATTACAATCTTACGACGATCCTTATCCCTAAATGTTGATTTGAACATGAGGGAAAAAAGCAAATACCATGAAAAAACAAGCTGACGTCAAGAGCATTAAGTGTCGGCAAATTATAGAAATCTAAGCAATTGTAAACAGTAGTATCGACGATATCCAAGTATATTACTTCAAATCATTGGTAAGCAAACATCCAATACAAAGAAAGCAATTCACAACATTTAGCTTTCTTCCGCAATAAGTAAACAGAAACCATTTATTGTAGCTAACCATAAAATGTCAATGACTCTGGACCAAATACAGAATTTACTAAATATTATTGATCACATTTGAACAGAAAATGTTGGATGTTTTGTCAGCCGACTAACAATGGGAAATAGCGAAAGTCACCTTCTATTAATAGAGCAGTCGCCATAATCCAAAATGGGACAAACTATAGCACTGAGTTTATCATATTCGTGTGACTCGCAAGTTTAGGTCAGCGAGTCATTAAACTCGCCTGGAGATTGAACGACATGAAATGAATGATCCATGAgcacttttttttttgttttactatTTTAATCCAACTTTGTTTAACCTACAAGAGGAATTAGATAGATAGCAAACATATATTTTGTTTACTTATTTCCtttttataaaacaaaataGAACACTTGCATACAATTTCTTGTTGAGCAAAATTAGTAACCtgttttaggaaaattaaaggAAAACTAAAATGCAATCATTTCtaggtttataaaaaaaattggctaAATGTTGGCAGTTGGAGCTGAACAAACCACACAATCATGTAGGTTATTAAAACACAACGACTAACTACAACTTAGCAGTagacaaaacaaaaaaaaaggaaTATTTGCTTGAACGAAGAACTTGGCTTGTAATTTTAAGTTTGAAACAAATAAATTCTTCGAGGACAAACTTGGCCGCTTACATTCAGAGGTCAAGGCTACTTTAAGCTTTTTTTCCCTATTTACATCTTAGCTCATTTATGTCTCCCAAATTATCCATAAATTTTTCAACAATCTAATCAAACTACTAGTGaacttatgaattttttttggttCATCGGTAACTGATCCAACATCCGTTGTGTTATTTTGATTAACTTAACTTAAATATCCATGATATTTCTGATAATATAATTAGAAAACAATTGAACTTATGAGGCCTTACCTCAGTTAAACATTTAGAGAAGGATGATTCCGTCAACTAACACCAAGAAAAGGCTTGTTATTTCTAAAATACATATGAACACTATATTCTACGACATTGTGTTTGTCGTAAGGAAAGCAACAGACGCATTTTATAAATacttactaatttttttaattcattcCAGCATATACGTTTTCGAAGAGCCTGGATGTGTAAACCGTTTGGATAATAACATCTGTTTCTCACGAAAATTGTCGGGCGTGCTAGGCACGTGATCATGCTAAATGTGAAATGATCTGACTTCTTTATCAAACGTTGTGGATCTCGATTCGGTTGTAACTTCTAACTCCTTCGAAATGGCTCAAAAACACAAACACAAAATGAGGAATATGACAACATTTCAGGAGAAATCCATTATCAACatcaaatataattatgttGCTATGAACTTGATCAACATTTTCACAAGAAAGTtgaaaaaatatgtaaaatctGAAGAAACTAGAATGCTagaaattgaaaaatatgcaaataaaATATTGAGAGAATTGAATAAGCTTTGATGTAGCTTTTGTTGGATATGTTTGTTGTGTCCTTCTTTCTGATGACTCCTTCTGCTTTTGTCACACTCCACGGGGTAGTTTCAACCACATTCCACGATCACTCACGTTGGGTCATGGCTCAACTCCTCGTATCGTGCTTTTCTTGGACTAACTGTCTGCAACTTTTGTGGGCTTGGCATCCGTTGGGCTGTGGCTTGGAATTCCATGGGCTTTGATAACTCTTGTGGGCTTAACTTATTTTAGGTATACATCTTTAAGAAATTACCAACAAAGCAATTTCAAAATTGTGCATGATGTAAGTACCTCAGTCTTTTTTAGCATGTTTTGGGCTTTTCTGTGTTATATCTCCTTCGAAGTTGAGgcttttttttgttgttgaacTGATTTGATGCTCGACCAGAGCTGTTGGAATATGCTTTTTCTGTGTGTTTGAAGTGCTTGCTTGAGATTCAGGCATGGGTATAACGGGCAGCAACTCTTTTTGAACATGTGAAGACAAGCTCTTTTCCTCAGAGCCGCGCGATGTTGATGAGGATTCGGATGATGAAAGACATGCTATGACTGTATTTCGCACAAATATTCTACCTCTTGCTTCGGACCTTGATGTCCTAACTtggaaaaagaaattaaaatctTCGAATTTTTTGTTAATTGATTTGGGAGTAAAATCTCTTCCCTGTTTTAAATAAGAAAAGCAAAAGTTAAAAACTATAAGAATCTTTTATTGAACTGAACTGGTTGCAACTGAATATACCTCTTGGTTTGCTTCAATGAGCTCTTCGCCTGTCATAACTAATAACATTTCTGCTTCTCTGTGTTCCACATAGACAGGCAAACTTCCAGTTCCGTCGGATAAATCTGCTTGGAAGCGTAAGCTATATAGATATAATAAGTTACAAAGTAAATGAGTGATAATTTGCAGTAAAAATATTAGGTATTGTGAAGGTGTGTGTCTCTCAAGTTGGCAAGTTGTCATGTGAGAATGGCCCAGCATAACTACCGGGTAAATTGATGGGTTGGTTGGAATCAAATTACCAAGGTAAAACAAACTTGGGAGTCAACTGATGGAAGTCAAGGCAGTTATAAATGGGGAAAGAGAGAACACGGAAACACATCTCACATATCATTCAAGAAGTAACAGAGGGAACAAGAGGAAGGAAAGGAGAGGAAGGATCAGCAGCCTTTCGAAGGAATTTAATAGCTTCTTCTCTTTGTATTCTTTTTTGTTGTAAAAAAAGCTCTGTACTTGTAATCCATCTTTGATCAATACAATTTTGGTTGCACTCCAGTGGACGTAGGCGAATTCCGCCGAACAACGTAAACACTCTTGCACTTTCTTGAGTAGCGTGAGTTGTGTGTAAATCCTGGTGTGCATGCATGAACGTTGAGCAAGTCTAAGAACGATCAACAAGATAAGGAATGAACTCTAACAagtggcgccgtctgtgggaaacgTCGGGAAGAATGTGTTCGTTGAAATTCGACATTGAGAAATTCTCCAGGAAAAACGACTTTGGCTTGTGGAGGATCAAGATGCGTGCAATCTTGGTTCAACAAGGATTGATCGAAGCGTTGGGAGGAGAAGCGAATATGTCAACAACACTAAAGGATACATAAAAGGCATCAATCTTGGAGAAGGCTCGCAGCATGATAATTCTCAGCCTTGGGGATAAAGTTCTTCGAGAAGTCTCGAAGGAAAAGTCGGCAGAAGCTATCTGGAACAAGTTGGAAAAATTGTATATGACAAAATCTTTAGCCAATCGTCTATATATGAAGCAGTGGTTGTACTCTTTCAAGATCAGAGAGGAGAAAAACATCTTAGATCAGATTGATGAGTTCAACAAAATTTTGGATGACTTGGATAATCTGGACATCAAACTTGAAG
This sequence is a window from Primulina tabacum isolate GXHZ01 chromosome 17, ASM2559414v2, whole genome shotgun sequence. Protein-coding genes within it:
- the LOC142531981 gene encoding cell division control protein 48 homolog C-like, coding for MGQLLMSLNQLGFNQEAFEKTFSSGERGINLSGGQKQRIQFARALYKGADIYLLDDPFSAVDAHTALGLFNEYVIEALSTKTNLLVTHQIDFLPAFDSILKAAAMLCPLARGRFSVQTIVKWEEVGGLLSLKKDLEKYIVYPIKALKDNQDFCIDQWTGILLYGPPGCGKTLIAKAVANKAGANFIPFQGLGMLYEVDKDLKSALRKMFDESRANTPCILFFDHVDVFCIKSGEKGGYVMEQLFSQLLLELEKIEAARGVYVIGATNRPDLLDPALLTQRIS